The following is a genomic window from Neodiprion lecontei isolate iyNeoLeco1 chromosome 4, iyNeoLeco1.1, whole genome shotgun sequence.
GGAGAAGACAAGGCTCGAAAACACTTTGCAGGAGCTCAGGACCGAGGTCCAGCGGGCGCAGGAAGACAGGGACGCGGCGAAGAACAGCCTCGAGAACTTCAAGAACAAGTATCTTGCGGTCGAAACGGAGAAGGGCAGGTTCGAAAACATGTACAACGACATGGTCAAGACCAATGAGGCGACGGCCATGGAGAAGCAGAAACTCGAGAAACATGTTCACCAGCTCAAAATTGAGCTCGAAGATGTGAAGGTGAGTTCGATATCTGGTAATGCGTGTCGGTGTTTGAAAGGAGGTTGCGATAgttcggaaagaaaaaaatggcaGGATGCTAAGTTTGTAAAGACGTGATTAGACGCGATCAGAGTTAAAATATGTAACTGATAAAAATCATTCGTTTTgtgcaatgaattttttcagtttcggTAGGTTATTTCGACTATCGATGGGTTCGTGTGCTGTATGGATCAGGAGttaggaaagaagaaaaaaaaaactgtttacgAAAAATTCCAGCAACGCTGTTTGTGCCGATGATCATAAACACGAATGAAACGTCATTCCTGTTATGTGATTAAACACAAGCTGAGATGTAAAGAATTTGAGGAAAGGTTTTATCatcagaaatttcaaaatgattacACTCCGGTGTTTTTCATCCGATTTATTGTTAGATGTTTTCTGGCACGTTTTGACCCATGATCAGATTCTCATAGATTATccgaaaattattcgaaaaatcttaCAACAAGTACAGTTGTGACGAACAAATGTGATTGTTGACGAAAATCTTTTGTATTTTCCTCAGACAAATCTATTTCTATCGACTGTGGAgataatatttgtaaatttttattttttcacatctacTCGTGTAATCAATGAAATAAACCGGAAAACTTTGCAATCGGATGAAAAATACCAGAGTTTTtcgagaatttcaaaattactgaTGATAAAAgcgttttttaaatttttgatgAAAGGTTTTGTGATCCAAACCTACTTATCTTCATGTCCTTCACGTAGTAGGGATATTGTATCTTTTGTGTTCATTATTATTGGTGCAAATAACATTTCTGGAGAATTTTTAAGCGATTTTACGTCCTTTTTCCCGACTTCTGATTTAGACGGAACAGGATATTCATCACTTACGATgatatgtacacttggggacaatgaatttgagacggctcattttttacactagacagttatgttggcagcGCAGAGAAActtacagcgccatagtcggctgaacgcgaaacaaactcaatctcggtaaacataacataatccatgaccgtcgaatctaaccttaaaatACTGCgaggataatgacttgttggattggcacgtattctaaggttagattcgacggtcatgggttatgttacgtttattgagattgagttagtttcgcgcttggccgactatggcgctgtaggtttctctgcattgccaacataactgtctagtgtaaaaaattaaccgtctcgtgtaaaaaattaaccgtctcagattcatcgTCCCCAAATGTACATACATTCGATCTAATTCTGTTCTCAAATTTCCTTGCAACCGTGAATCCTTGAGTTGTTTTGAGATcctttaaatataattttttcacgatcgtgagaaaagaatttcagattcttatgaactaatttttctctttcttttgtcTCAGAGATCCTGCGGTCAGCCCGCCGCACCTCCGTCATTTGTAGGCGAACCGAACGGAGCGGCGCCGAAGGAGGCGGAAGGGGGCCAAGACGCTGGAGCAGCAATGAACCTGGCGAAACCGCCGGCTCCGCAACAGGTAAGTCCGCCCAGTGACGGCGCCGGGGGTCCACCACAGCCGATTCAGCCGCCTCAGAACCACGTCCCAGTTCGTCCCGAGGACGGGGCGCAGGTTGACCCGGCGAGCAACGTCGGATTCGAGGTGGACGAAGGGGTCGTCGTACCGGCTGGGCCGAACGCGGCGGAGGAGCTGGATCGCGCGGCCCTGAACGATAACGGGAACAAACCGCCCTCGGAAAACGTCGCCGACAATCCAAACCAGAATAACGCAATACCGAACTCGGGAAACGCCGGTGACAACGACGGAAACGTTCTAGCCGCCCCGAATCTCGCACAAAAAACGTCGAGCGCCGGGCCTCCCGGAGACGGCAATCCTGAGGCCGTTCCGAATGTTCCTATAGTCAAGATCGAGGACCAGGGTCAGGTTGTTCAGGACAGACCCGAGACGCACTGATCTTATACCTGGCGAAATAACCGGAGCGCGGTTTATAGGCGATTCGTACCACGGTGGTTGATTTTACGATGTTGAAGTTAGAAACGTCAGCGTAAATCCAGAGCGACTAACTACTACCTGAAAAACCTGGGATCTggggattttctttttttttcgtgggAAACCCTGAAATTCTTggggagttttttttttatttttctcatggAAAAGCCTGAAACCAATGAGaatgaagttggtaacgttaacgtaatgGAACATCACGGAGGGAAACtatggaaaaatcattattgagTAATTTTATAATGGGTTTCAAGGAGTTGACTTTGAAAAAGATGAGTATATTCTGTTCATCGTGGTTCTCTAAATTTCAGGTACCCCTTAAGGTgtgaagtaacgatttttcctaaacagGCATCGTTACATTACCATTACCAACTTCATCCCCATTGAAATCgcagaacatttttttttttttttttagaatccAACGTATTTTCTTGTTATACTCATTGGGTGACcaactttctttctttttttttttttttttttttttttttgctgtacaCAAATTATCTTACCTATGGAAAATAATGGGATAGAAATAAATACCAGacaaaaatactgaaaattgTCGACAAAAAAGATAATGTGAGAAGTATAATGATTTGCATTATTTGAGCAGTCTACGAATAAGGATCGGTATTTCAGATTCACATGGACAATGATAAACATTATCTGAAataatctgaaatttttaggGAATTTTGGTGCCATGTTTTAGTCAACACTCTGATAACAAGACTTTGTAGGGGGAGATTCgccattttccatttttaaaaTACTTCTGGAAAGTTGAGTCTGCAAAATGTTTGATCACACGTCGCTTTATGATCGTTTAGTGTATTCCTAACCATCCTAAAGTTGTgaaattatgatttttctctttcttctaaAAAACGGATTGCTGCAATGACGTTTCGAACTTGGAAGATCGTGATTTTATACCGCTGAGTTACCCTCCACTCGAAATCACGACGTAGCTCGCGAATCACTGAATTCTATCGTGCGATTGTATACGTTCAATATCCCGAATAATAATCAACCGATGTAATTATACATCCGCTCCGGTTTTTCAAGGGAAGATTTATACTCAATAGTCGAGTACTTGCCACGTACCTACCTAACTTCGCATCTTGTCATATAATTGGACGCTTATATTATACCGGATCGATTTTAGTTACCCCAGTTTTCATAACTCTGcgataattatatacattccTTGCGTCTCTCGTCAGTTTCTCGTTTAtcctttctttcctcttaTCGTCTTCTCtatcttgtttattttttcaatacagcCGCAGGgttttttgatttaattttcaaacacttaAATTACGAATGTCGAGCACCGACGAAACTTCATTTACAAAGGTCAAAATATCACccaaaacaaatttcatcgCGATCCACAGCTGCGTGTTATTTCATACCTTTATGTTCAAACTTGAATGATACTATTTTTAGTGTTTGAAACTTCGTCTCAAGGCCTCTGTGTTTGTCTTCGTAAAAGCACGTCTTCGAAACACTTGCGGTCTTTTGGAGGACTGATATTTTACCCTGACCTTACACAataaatcataataataacatgAGCATTAAATTAGAATTTTACGAGTTCTgcttattatatacatatgctagaacttatttttatatcaatcaAACTGTGCAGTAACCTGAATCAGAAAATTATGGGTACATAAAATATCGATTCACTATAATAACGTAATGCATCGTTATACAAATTAAACATATAATTTGTAATATACAAAGATACACGTGTAATAATTTTCCGCTATTGTTTCTGCATTCTCACAGATTGTTTATACTACAGATAGTAACTATTGTATGTATGCACCtagttattatttatactattTACTTCGCCATGTTATATTAATGTAGAACAGGTGGCTTTGGGATGTGATTAGCGACTTTCCCCTGCATTACTTGTGTAATCGTTTGTCTCGTTTAAATGGCTGGAAAACCGCTATTTAGTTTGTAGATTATTCTTCCCGCAGGGCACCTTGCATGACAcattattatgtatgtatattaatacCGACTAACCGTGGCTGCAATATACTTTTCTGTTCCTTActtctctctttattttttagtatcTCGATTAGAAAAATTCCGTAATTCGAGCCGGATgtttgattgaattttcgaaacaacctcgttctttctcttttatccctctctttctctaatTCGTCATTGTTCTCTCGTCCTGTCAATAATTTGATTGATCGATTATACTCTCCTGAAAACGATCAAACGGTAAGAAATCTCTAAAACCTGCAAAGTTTTTCACTCTGCAGTTGTCgggaatttaaatttttcggtaaaagAACAAAGAACCAggtatgaataataaaaacgttAAACAACTGCATATAATGTTTGATAATTGGCGATACATACAAATCAAGTTTCATATgcgcaattaccaaaaatgtCAACATCACATGACAGAGAagagattttaaaaaattaattgcgaaaaaatttcaattacagaATTTGCGCGCATCTAATTCCATCTAATCTGATAACAATTAGTATGCAAtaattgagttgaaaaaacttGAGGCAATTTTTCAGCACAAAAATACATACCCACACAAATGcacccatatatatatatatgaaatatatatatatatatatatgagcgAATAAAGACCCTGTTTAAATGAATTAGCTGTCTTTTCATGTACAATGGGAATCGTGAAACGACAAAGAAAGGTGAATTATATAtgcttatatatttatatagattGATTATTATAGAGTGAACGAAGGACGTGCTACGCCTTGAATGTGCCTGTACATCTGTGTTacttaaaatattataaataataaactgtTATCATTTCTACTTgcttgcgttttttttttacttatcatatatgatatatatcgatatatatatatatattgtacatacatgcacCCGCACCTAACTAAATACAGCTACGtgtatatagtatattatGTACGTACTGATATCGCGTGTCAATCGTGACGTAggttcttaaaaaaaaaaaattttttaacttttgaaCTAAAAGCAATTTCTCaccaattttatttctctgtattttatatttattttcttttattattaacGGCATAACGTTCAAAATTTGGATCAGATTCGATTggttttacttatttattaacCTAATGCTTGCACGTTTACGTTCTGCAAACGATTCTTGTGGTGCTATTTtcgttgataataattatgtaattcagTGGTTGTAGTAACTAGATATTTAATTAACCTCGAGCTCGCTCATGCACGATTTTATCACGTGACAAggtattaatttattaatttagatactgtaaacatttttttacatttcaaactatttgataaatttatcacTTTTTCTATCTACTTTTGATGAACCTTATTAATGTAATATACACGTACGCGTAACCTTGTTTATAATATGCTGCTACATCTTATTACAGTTGTTTACCTGCgattctttataatttttgtctGTTATTTGTCGCTTCTTTACccaattttgtttcaatttttgacgTTGAAcgcatttttcataaaaaatacgttttaataTCGGGAATAAAATGCAGTCGAAAGAATAATGTTATTTGTTTGGCTTCGCAAGAGGTGTAATACAATGAATACAATTTCTCTCGATTACACGTTTAAAATGATCGCttcaattattcataaatgATGTACGCGTACgaagctgaaatttttatagttaaATATAACACGCCGAATGTCGCCAACAAACTTTTAATGTTCAATTACAGCTGAGCAAGTATAAAGTTAGAGTCAACAATTTACCGCGAACAAATAAAACCGGCAAAGTCTAACCAGCGCTCAACGGTTTTTCAGGAAGTAAATTTAATAACTCGTTTAAAACTTTACGAATATAAAAACGATTCGTTCATCTACCTGAATAAATTTTGCCAAATACCatattcgtttattattttctcgaaATATCTCTTCCAACATTTACCTGCATCTCGGTGAAACAATTCATATATTACTTCGGTACAATTTTACGGTAATTTATAATAACTTACGCTGTTATATTCAGAATTGAAAgatttatcagaaaaatacTGATAATCACGTAAGTAGTAAAATTGTgcatgattttatttaaaacagTGCCAAAGCTTCTAATCTTATaatttgcatgaaaattctTTCGCATCTGGTTggggaaaaagagaagaagaaaaataaaaccataCACCCGTCTTAGCCTTAGAATTATCGCAGAGTTCTCGTAAACTTGGAGAAATGATAAAAGTAAGGgaatataaattatcaacGATTAAAGTCACAAAATTTAACAGAGTTTTcagttacttttatttttttttatttctcagttATAGCTTAGTGGAATTGAAAGAGATCATTCCACTTCGTTGTAAAATATGGATAGATAGTCTTTTAAAAAATCTCTTCAAATCGTCGACAGCACACGATAAGATGCAAGTCAACGGAATGTTGacgaattgaaacaattttcccTATACCGCAAAATTTGCAACAATTTCGATGATTTTCAACGACTTTGGTTAACTTGACGGTTCTCTGTTACTTCGAGAAATATTTCGATCATTCAAGCTTCTTTGGTTCAAGGATCTATGAGGTGAAAAAGCGTCGAAACAAAAACGTGGCGAAAGCCTTCAACACATTCACTGAAGCTAATTTAATTACATTCAACTATAAAACTTCCCATGATGGGGGAGAAAATGTTAAAATACTTAAATTCGAATATTAATAcctcaatattttatttacatcatagaaatttcaatttttcgccCCTAAAAACTCCATACCGCTCATCTGATTCTAATGAGCAATGTCTGATTTTATTCGTAATCGAATTCTCCACAGATCTTCCAAGTCAAATTATGATTAAAATTATGATGAATTACGATTAGTTGTTCAATTACAagttcaacatttttaaattattacgaTTGGATGTAGTGATTTTTATCCACTAACTAAGGAGCTCAAGAAAGAATCTGCATCCAAGGCAAGTTGCAGGAAATTCGTTTACTAACAGAATGAGCTATTTTTCAATAGAATCAGACAAACTATACCGGCTTTTCGCTGAAAAAATAGTGGAGTAATGTGATTTCTTTAATGTCGTTAATAACAACGTTTTTACAGTTTGAATTCATTGTTGAAACGCTTTCATCTGGATCACAGTAACTTTCTCGAATCAGATTCAACTTGATCAGCTTCAGTTGCCTTGTTTAACTTAAATATTGTTACGTTTTTGATTAGACACATTTTTGTGCcgagtcaatttttataacaagacAGTATTCTGTGTTTTTTGGGcttgctgattacgaatctgaaatcagatttcaaaaattcaaaatggtggatacaatatggcggacgaaaattccaaatttaatcaaatccAGTACAAAGAATTCATTTACCAATAAAATGAGACATTTTTAATACAATCAGACAAACTGTACCGGtgatttttggtgaaaaaatattagaacAATTTAGTTTTTTTGACGTTTACAATTGTAATTCAATGTTGAAACGTATTCATCTGGATcactgtaaatttttcggaaaagATTCAACTTGACGAACTTCACTTACCCTGTTTAACTTTCTTTGTGTTACATTTTCTATtcgccaaattttttacccagGTTCATACAACCTGAACGATTTAATTTTCACCCGTTAAATTCATGGCCTCCCTTATTCAAAGACCTCATCCTTACAGAGCACGTCGACGACGATGCCGAGGTTGCGAGCAGCGCAGGTTGGCGACGGCTCCTTGAAGTCGAGTACGAAGGGATCGACGCAACCCGGAGAAAAGTCGTCTCCTGGTGTCCGGAAGGTGAAACTTCCCGCTGGAGTTCCGCCCATCCCGAAATTCGAGGCGGAAAGAAACCCCGCGGCAACGAATGGAGATAAAGTTGAAAAGGGCCGGGGCGATGCCGCCGAGGTTCCATTCGAGGAGGAAAAGCTCCAAGGTCCAGTCGCCGATAATCAGGTCGCGAACCCTCCTCATTTACCCGCCGCGCAACGTCATCCTGGGGAACAGGCCCAACCTCGCCAGGACAGCTGGGCCTGGCCCGCCAAAGTTGCCCCCGGGGTCCAGGAAATTGGCGACGAGCTCAGCAACAGGGAAAAGATACCAGGGTGAGTGTTGAATTCGGTAATACAggtatcgataaaaaaatgtttgaatattgttgggattacgaaaaacgaggtacgcgtaaacattttgcgctatcgtcgatccttttttggttattgcaacgctgaatcagtttccgaggtttattctacttttttagttaaacgaggctttaacgtcaatttattcctgcacgagcgttaaattttcgcaacggttgcaagaaaatatagcaacagtgatcgtaatgagaaagaatagtaacggatactagactttctggtaacggctacgaaactaattttcattctctacctagaactatactTTTctatcgtggtaaaaaatgaaaatagttaaggaccgagcggtaaccggaattaaaaatttctctcagtttaCGTTAAATTCAGTTCTGTCAGTGACTAGGGTTAAATATAATTtggcatatacatatatgcgttTTTTAGTTGTTTTCTTTACATATTGTTGAATAACcataagaatttatttcacgtaAGATCACCTGATCCATTTCACCTTCGTGTTTCGATTAGAAgatacgtttttcttttctccacTCCATCTGAAACTCTTCTTGCACACGGCAAAACGGAAGTCAAACTTGACACGGACATGATTCTGGAATTAAAATTACTACCAAAGTATCCTTCGAATTATTTTCGTAAAGTCAATAATCTAGCCACTTATAAAGACGGTTGAAGATAAAGTTCTACGTACAAAGTAAGTAATTAAAACTTAGGAACCGTTTCGGctacgaatttcattcaacggACAAGTTTTGCAAAGAAGCGAGcaaatcaatttaaaagaaaaaaacaacacaaataaaataaagaatgttTAATCTTCTCCATGCTTTCCAAATGAGAAAACTTCGGATTCCGAGGACGATCTTTTAATGTTGAATTTCAGAGGTATCCTTTCGCTGggaatgcttttttttttttttactaccgaGGGCAAG
Proteins encoded in this region:
- the LOC107221542 gene encoding uncharacterized protein LOC107221542 isoform X1 is translated as MLPLLRHRNRTASSDETPENPEPDNPKHESMNGSRLGRGRGGRLAVYAGSLVGLLLLVMVYRAAVSEMARLREIHVQCTHDKESLAAQFQVISEYKMRIEKSLADEKSANVAAKQELEHRATIEKSQRDKDLVEANHRYNSLDQEFKTLKTQYKDYLDECAMKQQQASEEKTRLENTLQELRTEVQRAQEDRDAAKNSLENFKNKYLAVETEKGRFENMYNDMVKTNEATAMEKQKLEKHVHQLKIELEDVKRSCGQPAAPPSFVGEPNGAAPKEAEGGQDAGAAMNLAKPPAPQQSTSTTMPRLRAAQVGDGSLKSSTKGSTQPGEKSSPGVRKVKLPAGVPPIPKFEAERNPAATNGDKVEKGRGDAAEVPFEEEKLQGPVADNQVANPPHLPAAQRHPGEQAQPRQDSWAWPAKVAPGVQEIGDELSNREKIPGLEETGIRQIADGVEYGQYGADYEKDSPMKNNDLHLEEGEEEGEDGDDPLDYPILEGNNMKAGKNPE
- the LOC107221542 gene encoding uncharacterized protein LOC107221542 isoform X2, with the protein product MATDPRFANFFESSMNGSRLGRGRGGRLAVYAGSLVGLLLLVMVYRAAVSEMARLREIHVQCTHDKESLAAQFQVISEYKMRIEKSLADEKSANVAAKQELEHRATIEKSQRDKDLVEANHRYNSLDQEFKTLKTQYKDYLDECAMKQQQASEEKTRLENTLQELRTEVQRAQEDRDAAKNSLENFKNKYLAVETEKGRFENMYNDMVKTNEATAMEKQKLEKHVHQLKIELEDVKRSCGQPAAPPSFVGEPNGAAPKEAEGGQDAGAAMNLAKPPAPQQSTSTTMPRLRAAQVGDGSLKSSTKGSTQPGEKSSPGVRKVKLPAGVPPIPKFEAERNPAATNGDKVEKGRGDAAEVPFEEEKLQGPVADNQVANPPHLPAAQRHPGEQAQPRQDSWAWPAKVAPGVQEIGDELSNREKIPGLEETGIRQIADGVEYGQYGADYEKDSPMKNNDLHLEEGEEEGEDGDDPLDYPILEGNNMKAGKNPE
- the LOC107221542 gene encoding uncharacterized protein LOC107221542 isoform X3; this translates as MNGSRLGRGRGGRLAVYAGSLVGLLLLVMVYRAAVSEMARLREIHVQCTHDKESLAAQFQVISEYKMRIEKSLADEKSANVAAKQELEHRATIEKSQRDKDLVEANHRYNSLDQEFKTLKTQYKDYLDECAMKQQQASEEKTRLENTLQELRTEVQRAQEDRDAAKNSLENFKNKYLAVETEKGRFENMYNDMVKTNEATAMEKQKLEKHVHQLKIELEDVKRSCGQPAAPPSFVGEPNGAAPKEAEGGQDAGAAMNLAKPPAPQQSTSTTMPRLRAAQVGDGSLKSSTKGSTQPGEKSSPGVRKVKLPAGVPPIPKFEAERNPAATNGDKVEKGRGDAAEVPFEEEKLQGPVADNQVANPPHLPAAQRHPGEQAQPRQDSWAWPAKVAPGVQEIGDELSNREKIPGLEETGIRQIADGVEYGQYGADYEKDSPMKNNDLHLEEGEEEGEDGDDPLDYPILEGNNMKAGKNPE